A single region of the Streptomyces sp. NBC_00425 genome encodes:
- a CDS encoding ATP-binding SpoIIE family protein phosphatase yields MTRVWDVPVHDSTRVRDARVAAEDAAALAGLDGPRTADAALVATELATNLLKHARGGQLLVEPVAAPGARSEALMVQIVAVDHGPGMSDVPAALGDGFSTAGSLGAGLGTCRRLSDDFDLHSVPGRGTVALARIGGGAAASSGRREAADVPSPRSPAAVRAGGVNIPFRGAECSGDAWTCVRDGDLVTLMMADGLGHGPEAARASTAAVAEVRRSAHLPPAELLRRLDAALRDTRGAAVGVARLDLRAGRLLFAGIGNIGARLREGDSWRHLISRPGIVGVHRPTTLPQTGADWAADRLLVLHSDGLPSRWAPPADPRLLSADPALTAAVTVRDAGSSARPVRDDTAVAVLSPSPSDRP; encoded by the coding sequence ATGACCCGCGTGTGGGACGTTCCGGTGCACGACTCGACGCGGGTGCGCGACGCCCGGGTGGCCGCGGAGGACGCGGCGGCGCTGGCGGGACTGGACGGGCCGCGCACCGCCGACGCGGCGCTGGTCGCCACCGAACTGGCGACGAACCTGCTCAAGCACGCGCGGGGCGGCCAGTTGCTCGTGGAGCCGGTCGCCGCGCCGGGCGCACGCTCCGAAGCCCTGATGGTGCAGATCGTCGCCGTGGACCACGGACCGGGCATGTCCGACGTCCCCGCCGCACTCGGCGACGGGTTCTCCACCGCGGGCTCGCTGGGAGCGGGGCTGGGCACCTGCCGACGGCTGTCGGACGACTTCGACCTGCACAGCGTCCCGGGCCGCGGGACGGTCGCGCTGGCCCGCATCGGCGGCGGCGCGGCGGCCTCCTCCGGCCGCCGGGAGGCGGCCGACGTACCGTCCCCGCGCTCCCCCGCCGCCGTGCGGGCCGGCGGGGTCAACATCCCCTTCCGGGGCGCCGAGTGCTCCGGGGACGCCTGGACCTGCGTGCGGGACGGCGACCTGGTGACACTGATGATGGCCGACGGCCTGGGACACGGCCCCGAGGCGGCCCGCGCCTCGACCGCGGCGGTGGCGGAGGTGCGGCGCAGCGCGCACCTCCCGCCGGCCGAGCTGCTGCGCCGCCTGGACGCCGCACTGCGCGACACGCGGGGCGCGGCCGTCGGGGTGGCCCGGCTCGACCTGCGCGCCGGACGGCTGCTCTTCGCCGGCATCGGCAATATCGGGGCGCGACTGCGCGAGGGCGACTCCTGGCGGCATCTGATCTCCCGGCCGGGCATAGTCGGCGTGCACCGGCCCACCACCCTGCCGCAGACGGGGGCCGACTGGGCCGCGGACCGGCTGCTCGTGCTGCACAGCGACGGGCTGCCCAGCCGCTGGGCGCCGCCCGCCGACCCCCGTCTGCTGTCCGCGGACCCCGCGCTCACGGCCGCCGTGACGGTGCGCGACGCCGGCAGTTCCGCCCGCCCCGTCCGGGACGACACCGCCGTCGCCGTCCTGTCCCCGAGCCCGTCGGATCGTCCATGA
- a CDS encoding anti-sigma regulatory factor, protein MSETSAGVDARLPIRSDLDLVWVRQHVRQAAATLGFGLVEQTKLVTAASELARNTLVYGGGGEMAAQEASDGRAARGLRLTFTDAGPGIADLDQALSDGFTSGEGLGMGLGGARRLVHDFAIDSAPGAGTTVTVTSWAVRPPRPREEQPR, encoded by the coding sequence GTGAGCGAGACGTCCGCGGGCGTCGACGCCCGCCTGCCGATCCGCTCGGACCTGGACCTGGTGTGGGTGCGCCAGCATGTGCGCCAGGCGGCGGCGACGCTCGGTTTCGGGCTGGTGGAGCAGACCAAGCTGGTCACCGCGGCCAGCGAACTGGCCCGCAACACGCTGGTCTACGGCGGTGGCGGCGAGATGGCGGCCCAGGAGGCGTCGGACGGACGCGCGGCGCGCGGGCTGCGGCTGACGTTCACCGACGCCGGGCCCGGCATCGCCGACCTGGACCAGGCCCTGAGCGACGGCTTCACCTCGGGCGAGGGGCTGGGGATGGGCCTGGGCGGCGCGCGCCGGCTGGTGCACGACTTCGCCATCGACAGCGCGCCCGGGGCCGGCACCACGGTCACCGTGACGTCCTGGGCGGTCCGGCCGCCCCGCCCGCGTGAGGAGCAGCCCCGATGA
- a CDS encoding STAS domain-containing protein — MNHDLSRAGTAHVPVLRLGDVLLITLQGDLHDGAAEQLQQDVAESIVRSRVTGVVIDISGVEIVDSFLGRVLAEIAASARLLAARTVVAGMRPAVAITLVELGLTLPGLRTALSTEAAMDLLAASPDDPLREPR; from the coding sequence GTGAACCACGACCTCTCGCGCGCGGGCACCGCCCATGTGCCGGTGCTGCGGCTCGGCGACGTCCTGCTGATCACCCTTCAGGGGGACCTGCACGACGGAGCGGCGGAACAGCTCCAGCAGGACGTCGCGGAGTCGATCGTCCGCAGCCGGGTGACCGGCGTGGTCATCGACATCTCCGGCGTGGAGATCGTCGACTCCTTCCTGGGGCGGGTGCTGGCCGAGATCGCGGCGAGCGCACGGCTGCTCGCCGCCCGGACCGTGGTGGCCGGCATGCGTCCCGCGGTGGCGATCACGCTGGTGGAGCTGGGGCTGACGCTGCCCGGACTGCGGACGGCGCTGAGCACCGAGGCCGCCATGGACCTGCTCGCCGCGTCGCCGGACGACCCGCTCCGGGAGCCTCGGTGA